CCCCTCGACCGATGGGGAACTACTTCTGCTCAACATTATGGCCACCATGCAAGaggtcagcgccaccctggtagtagagcgagaagaagaggaacgcaccctcaaagtgcagcgtcttgtatacttcactagtgaagtcttgtccgattccaagacccgctacccctaaatctagaagctcctgtatgcTGTCCTCATCTCCAAGAGGAAGCTgtgccactacttcaagtcacatccggtgacggtcatgatgtccttccccctcggcgaggttgtccaaaaccaggatgccatgggaagaatcatgaagtgggcacttgagctgatgggtcaaggcatttcatatgcctccCAGACGGCCATCAAATCCTAAGTGCTGACTGATTTCATtgctgagtggaccgaggtccaaatgccaccagcggtcgtcgaccaagagtactagatgatgtagttcgatggatcactaatgaagaaaggcaccgacATGGGACTGGCCTTTGTTTCGCCCctcagggtatgcatgaggtacatggttcacctccatttcccctcctccaacaatatgGCTGAGTATGatgcactcatcaatggcctatgcatcgccatcgagttgggtatccgaggCCTCGATGtctggggtgactcccagctggtcatcgaccaagtcatgaaggagttgagctgCCACAACACTAAGATGGCTACATATTGCTAAGAAGTTCACCAGctgaggacaagttcgatggccttgagctcaatcacatctcgaGGCATCTCTACAAGGCGGCCGACGCACTGGCGAAAGCGGCATCtggccgagagccggtgccaacgggcatcttcgccagcgatcaacaTAAGCCCTCGGTCTACTACGAGGAGCTAGAACAAGCCGGTGGCAGGCCGCCTGCCCTAGGCTTAGGGGCTAACTAGTCATTGGCTCCATccaaccccgaggtcatggagcttgacgaggatccagcgatagagctcgaccctctggccgactagaggatgccttacctcgactacctcctccatgaggcgctACCAACGGACAAGATGGAGACTTGGTGGCTCACGCatcacgccaagtcctttgtccttattaagggtgagctctacaagcgaagccatacCGGGATCCTGTAGCGCAGCATCCTCatcaaacaagggaagcagttgctaagcgatatccatgATGGGGcctatggtcaccatgccatgcccagAACCATCATCGAGAACGCATTCCGATGAGGCTTCTCTGGCCAACCACAGTTGCCGACGCCGAATAGATTGtgtgcacctgcgaagggtgtcagtactatgcttggtagacccacctgccagcccaagcactctagatgatccccatcacatggtcattCATTATCTAcaggctatacgcacttgcttgtcaccatagacaagtttacaaactaggtagaggctcgatcgatctccgcgatgaagtccgagcaagccatattgttcttccttgacatcatccatcgctttggggtcccaaactccatcatcactgacaacgaCACGCAGTTCACCGAAAacaagttcctctgattctgcgatgaatatcacatccacaTCAATTGGGCCACTGTGGCATACCCCTGCATGAATGGGCATGTCGAGCACGCGAACGACATGgttctacaaggcctcaagcctaggatcttcaaccggttgaacaagtttggtgaacGATGGATCGCGAAACTTCCCATggtgctttggagcctaaggatgacccctagctGAGCCACCGGCtagacaccattcttcatggtctatggttctaaggctatcctcctgaccgacctcgactatggagcaccaagggtcaaggcgtatgacgaacagggagctgaggcatccctcaaagatgccatggaccagctagatgaagtgaGCGATGTTGCCCCCCtccactcggccaaataccagcaagcgttgcatcCAGGGGCGGAGCTACAGGGTATGCTATATATGCTACAGCATACCCTGCGTTGCTACGATGTACATGAGTAAATATACGTATTTTgtttaaaaaaaagagaaaacaacACCGCGAGTAGCATCTGTCGTTGCGTCAGCGACATCAGGCCGGCCCAGTAGTCACGGCCCAACCCAGCAACGGAAACAGATAGGTCTCGTACAATTCGCGTTGCTTGACTCGCCGGCTCGCCGCCACTCGTGTCGTTCGGTTTTCCCCATCGGCAGACCGCAGACGGCAGTTGCCCAGATCGGAGATCGCCTGATCGTCACCTTCGACTCCGGGATCGCCAGGCATCGAGCAAGTTTGTTCAGGACGCAAAGCACGAAGGCATCGCCAGCCATTCAGGACGCAAGCACCAACAGACGCAAAGCACCAAATAGCCGCAAAGTAAGTTATTTTATTAGATGTGACTTCCAATTTTTTTAGTTGTAATTTGCAATGATGATCCATGCAAATTTTTGATTCAGTTCACTCAAGAAATTATTTGGCGTTGTTGTTCTTTGTAAAATTCATGCAGTTATGAAGAGAGACGGGGACATTGCATCTCTTTATCGGAAGCATGAAGCAAAAAggaaggcagcggcggcggcagcggctgctACTTCTAATCATTCTCCTAATTCGATTGTACCTGTGGTGGAACAGCAGACTCGTGAGAGAGTAGTTGAGGAAACTGAAAATAATGTGGTACCGCCaccgccacgaccacagccgccttCAGCTCAACCGGTTTATGATATCAATCGTCTTCCACATGATCCAGGTGAAAGACGTCCCATTCGTAGTTATCCAGTTAAGGATCAAGATGCAATTCGAAGAGCATATATTACTAAAGGTCCATTTAAACCCTTTGCACATGATTTTTCGAAAACATGGATTTCAGGACAAAATCGCCAATTCAATTTTTGTTGGATGTACAATCATGAATGGCTTGAGTATAGTATTAAGAAGGATGCTGCATTTTGctttatatgctacttgtttaaGAAGGGCAGTGGGTCGGAGGCATTTACTGTTGATGGCTGGAATAATTGGAATATAGGAGAGCCTGCACTTCTCAAACATTTGGGTTCCAAGGCACATATTGCAGCTCAAGAGAGGTACATTGGCTTTATAAATCCCAAGGtagcaattgattataatattcagAAGTGGAGTGATGAGGATCTTCGACTTTATAAGAAACGATTGACATTTTCACTTAGgtgtatcaagtttcttttgcatcaagggttggcatttcgtggacatgatgaaagtaaagaatctagcaacagagggaacttcattgaacttttgaaatttcttgctAGAAATAGTGAAGAAGTCAACAAGTATGTTTTGGACAATGCTCCAGGTAATTGTACCTTAACTAGCCCGGACATACAAAAGCAAattattcactgttgtgccctagaaactagaaagaaaataattgaagaactTGGTGATGAGCCCTTTGCAATTTTAGCCGAtgagtctagtgatatatcacataaagaacaactagctcttTGCTTGCGTTATGTTGATAAATTGGGAAGGCCATGTGAGCATTTTATTAgagttgttcatgtagatgatactacctcTCTATCACTGAAGAGTGCAATTGAAGCTTTACTTGTTAGTCATGGCTTGAGTTTGACTCAAATCCGTGGTCAAGGATTGATGGGGCtagcaatatgaaaggagatattaaaggGCTGAAAACATTGATCATGCAAGATTCACCTTCTGCTTATTATATTCATTGTTTTGCTCATCAACTCCAATTGGTTCTTGTGGCTGTTGCTAAGGGAAATACAGATTGCAGCTCCTTTTTTGATCAAGTATCTATCTTATTGAATATTATTGGGGTTTCTTGTAAGCGTCATGACATGCTTAGAAAAGCTAGGCTTGAGAAtatcaagaaagcacttgacTGTGGTGAAATTGAATCTGGAACTGGATTACATCAAGAAATGGGTTTGTCTAGGCCTGGAGATACTCGATGGGGATCTCATTACAAAACTATATGCAGCATCCTTACTATGTATGAATCAATCCATGATGTACTGGTTGATCTTGGGGATGATCCTACATATAAGGATGATTGGACCAAAATACATTTTGTGACGGGAGCATTTGAGacctttgagtttgttttctttgtaCATTTAATGTATATTATTCTTGGATACACGAATGAGTTATCTAAGTGTCTACAAAGAAGGGAGCAAGATATTCTCAATGCAATAtcacttgttaatgtggcaaagaAAAGAATGCAACAATTGAGGTCTGATGGTTGGAATACTTTTCTTGAGAAGGTCACCTCATTTTGTGATAAACATGGTGTTGATGTTCCTGCTATGGATGGTGTTTATGTTCCTTATGGAAAATCAACAAGGAAAGCTCGTGCTCGAAAGCAAACCAATGATGATCACTTCAGAAGAGAAGTATAtattggtgtcattgatcaaataAGTCAAGAACTTGATAATCAGTTTGATGAGATCAATATGGAGTTGTTGTCTTGTATGGTGGCATTCAATCCTTCTAAATCGTTTGAGTCTTTTGATGCGCAGAAGCTACGCAGACTAGCTGAGTTCTACCCAAAGGACTTCTCAAAAAATAATTTGCGCAGACTTGAATTGCAGCtagataattatattgatgacatcaagCAGGATGATAGATTCAAAGGTCTAGAAaatattgttgatctctcagttaagcttgttCAAACGAAGAGACATAAAGTGTATGATATGGTTTATGAGCTTCTCAAATTGGTGCTGCTTCTACCTGTGGCAACAGCaagtgttgaaagggtattttctgcatTGGTTTTAGTGAAAACAAAAACCCGAAACAAGATGGGAGATAGTCTTCTGGATGATTGTCTCGTCACTTTCGTTGAGCGAgatattttctttgaagttgatgaagatgacATAATTGAGACATTTATGTCCCTTCGAACGCGTCGAATAAACTCATCAGCAAGATAACATTGTAAGTCTCTAGTGCTCTATATGAATATATTTGAATTATCAGTTTGGCTTTTGaaactatttatattgtatttagtgGATATGAtttctaattaatccatgattttaAACCTTATTACAACCTTATTACCGAATTGGAAAGTGGATTTTCTGAATTGCGTATGAAATTTTTTGAGAAGCATACCCTGACCCAAAATTCTAGATTCGCCACTGGTTGCATCGGTACCACAACCATCGAgtgcggggtcaggccttcaacatcggggacatGGTGCTCTGccttgtccagagcaacaagaatagccacaagctctccccaccgtgggagggaccatacgtcatcgcaGAGGTGCTCCAACTAGGCACCTACAAGATCAAGACAATCGACGATGAAGTCtccgtcaatgcctagaacatcgagcagctatgtcacttttacccttattaaacacatgctttctcttatcagtttcactTTCAAActcccgatctttagtgacacccaaccccagcaacggcgaGGGGTCGTGCCTCACTCAGGGCTAATAAGAGCACATCTATCTGGTAGACAGTCTCTAtgtctgaccctttctcatgttaagaacCAAAAGCGACGATTGTGGAAATGaacattgagtaaaactggtcggactacgagaaacctacgccccagcggctacaacacctttgctcaccagcatgatcagagtatTTTCTACACCCCGAGCTTTTTGGCCTTCACTACGGAAAGAGTCGGTACATGTTTAAGAGTCTGTCCACCTGGTGAATGTTCTCtgtgcctgaccctctctcatggtaagacctagaagctagggttaAGGAAacgaactttgagtaaaactggtcagactatgagaaacctatgccccagcggctatggcgcctttgctcaccagcatgatcagagtttgtttgcccgcaccctgagctttatggCCTTAATGACGAAAAGGGTcgaaatgcactaacctttttatacgaaaaaggggagaagggctaaaaatctatttagccataacgaaatttaagagcttgtccacttaataCAATTTCACACCCTGGtgtatctgcctaactaattccttagggggatgatctcatcctctatctccgtaggtaagtcctatgtGAGCGGGTCACATAAGTCAATCGGACGGCTTGGCCGCtatcgagagatgggtaaggagcaatatgatgccccatgcgggttattccgactccgtcacgaatgctggacccggattccactcgaacatattcGGTAAGAGATCCCTGAACCTGTCACTCATGTCATCAAGGTAAGCCCTATGCCAGCTGGTCACCCAAGGCAATCAGACGGTTTGGACCACTGCCGAGAGACAAGTCACCCTTAACTTACGCACGTTTTCTCTTATTAATTTCGCTATCAAGACCCCTGATCCcaacaacggcaaggggtcgggcctcactctagggctagcaagagtgtctattcggtagacattctctatgcctgaccccttctcacattaaaaaactagaggcaaggtgtgcggaaataaactttgagtaaaactggttggattgCAAGAAACcaatgccctagtggctatgacatttttgctcactagcatgatcagagtttttgtccccgcgtCGTAAGCTTtggcctccgccttcccaggaagggtttggaggggcccacctatagaatctccatcgaggagaggccgatAGGTCGCCCAAGTTGATCAGACTGCTCgggccactaccgagagatgggtagggagaagcaggatgccccatgtaggttatgccaactccatcacgaatgatggacccagacacTGCACAGatatatccgataagagctccccaaacccgtcactcgagccatcaaggtaactaatgtagacaaggcccaatcttctcaaaggtatgatagcatcgattggtggagactcgacattcacgatctagacttcaaaccaagactgattcggacccctgcaaccattacaccactgctctattggttatcaaccatgcgaatgtgattgacctcgccgagatggctttcctgcaagcgaatcgagaacacaagcaagaacgagataaacgcaatctgaaattgcaaataaatataaggcttatgataa
This is a stretch of genomic DNA from Miscanthus floridulus cultivar M001 unplaced genomic scaffold, ASM1932011v1 fs_587_1_2, whole genome shotgun sequence. It encodes these proteins:
- the LOC136532350 gene encoding uncharacterized protein; protein product: MYNHEWLEYSIKKDAAFCFICYLFKKGSGSEAFTVDGWNNWNIGEPALLKHLGSKAHIAAQERYIGFINPKVAIDYNIQKWSDEDLRLYKKRLTFSLRCIKFLLHQGLAFRGHDESKESSNRGNFIELLKFLARNSEEVNKYVLDNAPDCSSFFDQVSILLNIIGVSCKRHDMLRKARLENIKKALDCGEIESGTGLHQEMGLSRPGDTRWGSHYKTICSILTMYESIHDVLVDLGDDPTYKDDWTKIHFVTGAFETFEFVFFVHLMYIILGYTNELSKCLQRREQDILNAISLVNVAKKRMQQLRSDGWNTFLEKVTSFCDKHGVDVPAMDGVYVPYGKSTRKARARKQTNDDHFRREVYIGVIDQISQELDNQFDEINMELLSCMVAFNPSKSFESFDAQKLRRLAEFYPKDFSKNNLRRLELQLDNYIDDIKQDDRFKGLENIVDLSVKLVQTKRHKVYDMVYELLKLVLLLPVATASVERMARTKKIARKSTGGRVPIPKPQHEEDPEPEQQLVQYGPVPAMVEYRSRKFSHPVHTTYWLVKAFVKTWSAEDGAWKDDNDRYFPRRRAEASSCRVAKLEEGESARLAATVPLVVTLNSALDRSMLDQRSLWIEVESLQSKVDEYKHQQQ